In the genome of Hydra vulgaris chromosome 06, alternate assembly HydraT2T_AEP, the window TACATTGATCAcgtgacttttttaaaaaaactcggaaaacaaaagaataaaacaataGCTTCCAGACCAGGGTATATTTCTATAGACTATGCTTTTAgatatggtacagcaagttttatGGCTTGCAAAATGAGTTCCGCAAGTTTTGTtgcttgcaaatatggtacaacAAGTTTTGTAGattgcaaatatggtacagcaagttttatgatttgcaaattttttttgatagacgGCTTTGGCTTACCCTCGTGGTGTCTGTTTGTTCCTCGTGGTGTCTTTTGGCTTACCACCCGTGGTGTctgttgttaaaaatgatttaattttattcattaatggaattgaaaaattaaatcattcacaaaaagccaagacaaaacttatttatatttttaatttcaaaatacttattgtttttgtgtgttttttgtTAAGGTTGGAGTGGGTAATCGGTCCCTTTAAAGGAAAAAATGGATATTCAAACGCATCTTAAAATGTggtaaattagttttttattctaatttctatctgtttaaaaaagcattttaacattttttgtgaaattgttattaattattttttttagatttagggCAGCAGGGGGGTGGCATATGCCTCCTCCAAAAATAGCAATTTTATACACAACTAGTTACTATTTTTCTaagtattaaaatgttatatttattttttataatttactcatttttgtaagtattacaatatttaaaagaatgaaattttgataGGGTGTGTTAAACCTTACCCACAACCTAACACCCAGCTTTATGGTAGACCTGTAATACTCGCTAGTGATGTAGAATAAAATAATACCAACATGTTATTCATAAATATTATcgatttcattaaaaaaacactctTATATGgagaaaaagtgttttttgtgAGGTGTCGGTGGTGGCTTAGCACCCCCTCTGGATCCCATGATGCGCCATTTACctagaaaaaagttcaaaattaaaGCTCATttttacacctatcttttgataccaagttatagATTTTTGAATAAGAATTGACAAcgttataacaatttatgtaaaaaaaaaaaattttttgacaacagttttatcaagaaatacatatatcgaaaatttgctactaaaaacgtcataactttttataCTTAGTCCggttttcctaattttttcacctttgaaATACTGTATTTGAGagctttctaatgatatataacattctagtatttgaataattaaaaaaaatcagtccacGTACCTAAATAATATTACcataacataacaaaatacTTAACAAACTAATCAAGGGAAactatttacttataaattataatataaaacatacttgatttttataagtaataaatttgattttataagtaacaaattcCATAAATctaatttgcaaaataaaaaaacatagtatagtatacacataaaaataaatactacaatattacatttaaacggatataaatatcataatcgtattatatatactattattatataaacaatttaaattagttacatttataaatacataaacacAATACAATCTTACAcgtaaatacattttaaaaatgaataataaatccCAATTATTTGAGAAGCATTTGTATTTTTCAGGAAGCtattttggaaaaactttctaaaaatttGTGTTAGCATCGCGTGTATTTTCAGTCAAGCAACTGTTTCTATTGGGTAATTATTACgttacattttacaaaaaagaaaggGATCAATTTAAAGAAGCgtgttaaaaaaaaggaaacagaTTACTCAAATAGCGTAACAAAATGCTATtgtataataacaatatataataaaaatgctaaaaattaatCGTAATTTAAAAACCGGTTTTCAAAtgtgtcaaatttatttattttatttgaaaaaccgCCAAACcctaatagcaataataatagataaaattaatattcattagatatatattgaaaaaaatttcctagTTTGGTTTCAATTGAGAAGAAGAATGTTGGTATTAAAAGGGTAttaagttaaaatctttttttttataaatggtattATTTGGTTCCAGTAAGAAATGCATTGATATTTTATAGAGAGCTTGCCATATTTGATAGTGCTAAAAAAGTGTGAATGTTAAAATTTTCGAGTGTAATATTTGTGTGTGtcacttgttttaataaaaatattattgaacgAATTCGGtagtttattttgaagaaaatcaattaaaagaGACAattataaagctttaaaagatcttaaaattttagaattaatattTGAGAAAACCTATTTTGGATATTAGATCTTAAAGGAGAAAATGCCATAATTCTTATGGAAGTGCGTTGTAAACTGTTTATACGATTTAATAGAAAACTACCTTTTTGACCCAAAACAGTGCACCAATAACATAGATGTGAGGAGAACAAGAAATAGTAAATTGATATTAGAATATATTGGAGAACATAGTGTTGTATTAATGACGACATACTATTGGAACGTaagagatttttatttaattgaactAGTTGATAGTACCATGGTTACCATGATAGGTTTTTGTCAAGTAATATCCCgaggtattttatatattttgatgggAAAAGTCTTTtaccgttaattttaattttcacattatcattaataatcttttttttttggagggtgaaaaataataaattcagttATTGATATTTAGAGAAATACAGTTACTATTAAACCAATGATATAAATGATGGAGATCTGaattaactttttcacaaaGCTGCGCAAGTGATTTATTAATGCATAGAAGattagtgtcgtcagcgaaatAATGAACAATCGAATTGTTTATAAAGCAGatcgttattatatattaaaaatagtaaagacTCTAGTGAGTAAAGCAGAtcgttaatatatattaaaaatggtaAAGGCCCTAGAACAGAACCCTGTGGGACACCAAACTTAATAACTTTACTTGTGGATTAAAATCTAATAATCGAGACAAACTGAGAGCGATTTTTAATATAGGTTAAAAACCAATCATTAGCGATACCCGTATACCATAGTGATAcaacttttcaattaaaatctTGTGGTCAACTGTTTCAAATGCTTTTTGGAGATCAATAAAGACGCCGCAAGTCATAGAAACACTATCAATTGCACTACGAATCATTTCACTAATGCTAATAAGTGCATATGAAGTAGAATGTTTTAAACGAAATCCAAACTGGCGGCCGTAGAGACACTTAATATTATCAAGAAAGTGGTATATACGAGAATACATCAATTTTTCAAGAATTTCTCtgatatttgataataatgatattggTCTATAGTTATTGCAGTCTGGTTTTGAGTCCTATTTATGGATTGGTTTAACAgatgtagtttttaaaatataagggAATATACCAATAGCGAATGAGagattaaaaagtttagaaagtACTGAAGAAATATCATTAGCAAGAAGTTTTAGAATATAGGTTAGAACGCTGTTTGGACCAGAAGCGTTGCCATCATTTAGATAAAGAATAActgatattatttcattttttcagtaGCTTTAATGAAAAGAGAGTCAGGGTATGATGTTCTTAAATACTTTCGGAAGTCAATATAGaatgaagaaatatttttttgcagttcttTACGGATTGAAATTAAAAAGGAGTTGAAAATTTCCgagattttaactaaatcatttgTAATGGTGCTGTTTGAAGATATAAAAGATGGATATGAGATATCATCCGAACGtatatttaaaagagttctAATACCTTTCCACGAGTTCTAATATCCTCTCAAACGATTGTTATTGGTAgtaaagtagttaaaaaaatctttttgcttCTTCGAATTAGTGTTACAAGTAAATTTCTATAGGTTTTGTAAATAATAGGTTGTTGCTAAACAAAATAGAGGTATTTATAgcaacaaaatgaaaaaataatacctTCATAAAAAGCACAgatatcattaaatttaattcaattgtttaattaattaattttagtgaatatagccctaatattaaaatagttatgaattttgtccagtaaaggtgaattctggcccactgtgcagcCGTATAAATTTATTGCGCTTGCGTCACGTTAGAGATactaatgttattaatgtgGTTAGGTAATTAGTTAAGACTACGCCTACAACACACATTaaagagaactttttttttataaaaaaatgttctctTTAATATGTGTTGaagattaaaaaagatttaacattCAAACTgttattttcatcaaaattaaaaaacgggGGGATGTTTCCAATAAGCTCCGGATaatctggaaaaaaatttaatagtctGTACCcgttttcttataaaagtttacaattttacaataagAAGATACAAAGTGTTAAACATTAactattaattcaaaacaaaGATTTGACAGATTTATTTTCTACTTCCAAATAGCGGTTAACGACTACCAAagtgtttaaagttttttaaagttatgttataaattattattattataaaaggtAGGCATATATGATAGTTTTTCAACCAcgtactaaaaataataaagtaaagtaTAAGTATAGAAATACTCAGTGTATAACAGACTTACCAAGACCTGTATTTTACTGGTCCGGAATGctagttataaatattaatactgcTATTACTGTAATATTGTCATTATAGTACAATCTCTTTAATTGGAATCTCCTTAACTTGAAAACCttcatattttgattaaatgaaTTCAGTTGAAGAGTTTGActacataaaagtaaaaaatgtaactcaaatgataaaaatcttatttgcagtaagaaaaagcaaattgatgaaagttaaaaaaaagaaatgcttttttttaaattttgctataaaaacttACATAACAGACAAGTTGTGTTGCAGTAAGTTTAAGGTAAGTTTACGGGGTCAGTTagaagtttgattttttatgcaGCTTACTCTTTATTTCCGACGACCATTGAATCCTGAATGATTCCAATAATtgcataaattttgaaaaaatttaaaggtcGATATTTtacatgaagaaaaaaaaaattcgtttttaatAAGCAGGGATAGTCTTGttagaaaaataacaatatttaactcTATTGGCTCGTGTAATGATTACGGGTAACactttataacttattattattatggtgGTGTTTGTTGTAAACAAACACCATAAAAAACCCTccctgtttttatgattgattacGATACAATACATTATACTGATTgagaataatataaaacataggtctgaaaacaTGAggaaaatactttaattttatgttaaagtataaaaaaccgCGTTAAAAAGATAGCATTacaacatcttttttaaaaacattttaacactgttttcaaaaatgaaaaaaccatttttttagaaagtcAAGTAGCGCCAGTTTATGGATCTTCTGCCTCTAAACGATATACtggagttgttttttttcttcttcttctttttctttcgGCATTTCCCGTTTAGGGGTCGCCACAGCGGATCAAACTCATCCATCCAGCCCTGTCATGAGAGTCCTCCTCTGACACACCAGTCACTCTCATATCTTCCACCACTACATCCATAAATCTCCTCTTAGGTCTACCTCTCCTTCTCTTACTTGGAAGTTCCATCCCCAAAACCTTCCGGCCAATATAGCTCTCCCATCTCCTCTATACATCTCCAAAACATGATACATGTGCTGATCCTCTAATAAACTCATTTCTGCTCCTATCCTTCTTCTTCACTCCAAATGAGAATGTTAACATCTTCATCTCAGACACCTCCATCTCCCTCACTTGTCTCTTTGTTAGTACCACTGTCTCCAGTCCATACAGCATGGCAGGTCTAACAACTGTCCTCTAGATCTTACCCTTCATTCTAGCCGACACCCTTCTATCACAGATCACACCAGACACTTTATGCCATCCACACCAACCTGTCTGCACTCTCTTCTTTACCTCTCTTTCACTTCCTCCATTACACTGTACCGTCGACCCTAAGTAGGTAAACTTGTCGACCTTCACCAAATCAACTCCTTGTAACCTGTCCACCGTCATTCACACGCATGTACTCTGTATTCCCCTGCTTTCCAAAGTATACCTCCATCTTTCCAAGTTTACCTGCACTTGCTCCCTACTCTCACTACAGATCACaatgtcatcagcaaacatcaTACTCCAAGGGGACTCCTATCTAACTTCGTCCATCAGTCTCTCCATGACAATTGCAAACAGGAAGGGACTCAGGGCTGATTCCTGATGAAGTCCTACCTCAACTTTAAACCTGTCTGTTATTCCTACTGCACATCTCACTGCTGTTACACTGTTCTCATACATATCCTGCAACACCCTCACATACCTTTCCGCGACTCCTGACCTCCTCATACAATACCACAGCTCCTGTCTCTGAACTCTATCATAATCTTTCTACAAGTCCACAAACACACTATGTAACTACTTCTGTCCTTCACTATACTTCTCCATTAAAATTCTCAAAGCAAACATAGCATCTGTGGTGCACTTAGCTGGCATGAAACCACACTGCTGTTTGCAGATCTCTACTTTTCCTCTAAGCGGAGCTTCCACTACTTTTCCCCAGATTTTCAGGCTGTGACTGATCAACATTTCCCTTTAATTACTACAGCTCTGAACGTTGCCCTTATTCTTGAAAATTGGTACCATTATGCTATGTCTCCACTCCTCAGACATCTTCTGACCTTCCaagattcttttaaataacCATGTCAAAAACTCAACCGCTATCTCTCCCAAACATTTGCATGCCTCCACTGGAATATCATCCGGTCCAATTGCTTTACCACACTTAATTCTCCGAATTGCAGCCCTTACTTCCTCCTTACTTACCTGGGGAACCTCCTGATTCACAACCTCTATCTCTTCTAACCTTCCTTCTCTACCATTCTCTTGATTTATCAGTTCCTCAAAATACTCCTTCCACCGTCCCAAGACACTCTCCTCATTAGACAACACATTTCCATCTTTATCCTTAATCATCCTAACCTGCTGCACATCCTGCCCATCACGGTTTCTCTTTCTGGCTAATCTGTACAGATCCTTTTCCCATTCCTTAATGTTCAACTTCTCATACAGATAACTATATGCTTTTTCTTTAGCCTTTGCCACTGCTCTCTTTGTCTTCCCACACATCTCCTTGTACTTCTGTCTACTTTCTTCATCTTGCTGAAAATGCCAATTCTTTTCAGCCAACCGCTTTTCTCTTAAACTTTCCTGAACTTCCTCATTGCACCACCACGTCTCCTTGTCTATCTTCATCTGTCCTGATATCACACCAAGTATCTTCCTAGCCACATCCCTCACTGTATTTGACGTCTCATCCCAGGTATCCAGTACACCACCACCTAGTGCCTGTCTCACCTCATCCCTGATCTTTACACAACAGTCATCATCATTTAACTTCCACCACCTGATCTTAGGTTCTGCTCTCACTCTCTTCTTCTTCTTCACATCCAAAACCATTCTACTTATCATCATCCTATACTGTTTAGCTACACTCTCTCCTGGTACCACCTTGCAATCAATAACCTCTTTCAGGTTTCTTCTCCTACAGAGAATATAGTCAACCTGTGTGCCTCTTCCCCCACTCTTATACGTCACCCTGTGCTCTtccttttttcttaaaataagtgTTAACCACAGCCATCTTTATTCTTTTCGCAAAATCCACCGCCATTTGTCCTTCTGTATTCCTTTCTTTAACCTCAAACTTACACATCACCTCCTCATTACCACTGTTCCCTTCACCAACATGTCCATTAAAATCTGCTCCAAGAATTATTCTCTCTTCTATAGGAACCTGCAGAACAACTTCATCTAAGTCTCTCCAGAATTCTTCTTTCTCCTCCGTATCACACCCTACTTGAGGAGTATGAGCACTGCTGACATTTATCACCACCCCATCAATCTAAAACTTTACACAGATTACTCTGTCACTTACTCTCTTTACCTCCACTACACTCTTACTAAACTCCTCTTTCAGAATTACCCCTACTCCATTTCTCTTCCTGTCGACACCATGATAGAAGAGTTTAAAGCCACCACCAATGCTCCTGGTCTTGCTGCCCTTCCACCTGGTCTCCTGAACACACAGTATGTCTAACTTCCTACTCTCCATCGCATCAGTTAGCTCTCTCCCTTTACCGGTCATAGAGCCCACATTAACGTACTAAATTTAACCTCCACCTTCCTGCTCATCCTCCCCTCTTTCAACTTCAGAGCTCTCTTCCCCCCTTTCCTCCTCCTCCTTGTCCCAACAGTAGCCCAATTTTTACTAATACACTGTTGGGCACCAGAGGCGGTCGTTGTTAACCCGGCCCCGACCGATCCGGTATGAAATTCCTATTGTTGATCCACATCATTTGATTTGGCGCAGTTTTTACACCGAATACCCTTCCTGACGCAACCCACACTATTTATCTAGGCTTGGGACCAGCACTAAAATACACTGGTGGGTGCATCCTAGTGACTAGGTTactggagtttttttttttcaaagttccTAAATAAATGGATAGTTTTGCCAAAAAATGGGCTTTAGACTTGATTAATATTACCATAAATTGAGTTGTTGATAACATTCtttgaatgaaaataaacaattttaaacatcaaaaactATGGATTTGCGAGCTTCACTCTTTTCCTAAGCAAGTTTagtgtaatgaaaaaaaaaaatcactaaatttaCCAAGAAAACGCACAGAGTTATATTTCTCTTTAACCCACtgccatataaattatgcaaacattgcctGTGGTAATACCAACAAACCTAAACTGcaacctctttatcgtcagcaGAAGCATATTGCTCGTCTTATCAATTATAAAGATCGACTTGATCATGCCaaaccatttttatttcaaatgaaaattcttaatatttatcagctgagtatttttaatatactttgttttatttataaatgtaaaacaaacgCATCTCCTGTTTCCTTTCATAACTTATATACCTTGAAAGAAACAAATAAGTAtaacttaagaaatgataatcttGTTCGGCAACTTTTTTCTctaactaattttggaaagtcATGTAAATCATTTCGAGGAGCttttctttggaacaaaatagttttgaaaaattttaattttcccCATAAATGGAATTACATTTCATTCACAAAAAactgaaagaaataattttatcttttaaagacttatctttacatttttaacgttttatgaaaatatgaaacttattatacaatgtaatatataataatatcgGTTTTACTATTTATGTGTTTATGAAATAAGTACTATTTTATACAaactttgtatttatatataagaatcaattataatttctttacaaatttatttatattcttacGAAATTTATGTTTCTcgcaaattatttctttaaaattttggttttttctttcttttaattttattttaatgcaattaaTATTCACGAGtggttctcgatgataagaccAAGAGGTCATCTGCCAGTCTCCGCGTtctatttgttaagttttttaattttaatcttgtatattttattatatttgttattgtataacgtttttttaattgttactgtgtaatgatttttttaatctttactatcttattgtaaaaatttatttaatatttaagaaaagaacaaaaaaaaaattcaaaaaaaaaattcaaaaaaaaaaggttatttttgcAACAGCTGATGGTACCTCTCCAaacgaaaatttttttagaatgcataagaaattatatatgaatttatGTAATGATTTAGTTTATAGAGCACATAATATTTATTCCAACGAAAGGcgttacatatattttttttcagatgctCCACACTTGAATAAAACAGCTTTTAACTGTCTTGCGATTTCTGTTTCTGGACTAGGTACTCGTTATACGTGGAACAATGGTCTGCACTTACTTTGGAGTCACATTTTGCAACTTTATTATGAGGGCTTAAAATGTGGTTTaacattagtaaataaattCACAAGAGATCACATTAATCTAACACTATATTCAGTAATGTGTGTTCATTTGGCTGCTCAAGTGTTAAGGGAAAAAGTTggcaaagtttaaaaagaatttggtCCCCCAGAAAGTGTTGGAACTGTTTAATTTTGTCTTATGATGGATACATTTTTTGACTGTTGTTGTTCCAAGTAAAaataaagctattaaaaaattaaaagaaaatctaaaaccATCTGTTAATGATATGCGTTTTGAATGgtttattataacaaaagtaGAGATTCTATTGACAATCGAAATGACAGGAATTATACTGCTAATGCTAAGACCCAGAAATGCTGGGTATAATGGCAACACTATCATGTCACAATATTCTGTACAATTTATTGTTGGTAATGTTTAATGTCAAAGACATAATTTTAGTGAGATTAATGATTCACCATTGCcaaatggaaaaataaattgtactAAGTAGCTAATTAACTTTTCCGAAGTCCTAGACTATGACTATATTCCTATCaaaacagctattttcatagctaCATATAAAAACGATTACGTTATTGGCTTAGAAGTTACTTTTAGTGCTCGTGgcaatttttttctgtatttatttattttgtcagaGCAGGCATTCCTCTTTAATAAAAgcaaggatttttttaaaaattataatgggTGCTTACCCCAGCAATAAACCTTATATTGATCCTCATCATTGATTTGAATACCTGAGAGTTTGCATTAAATTAAGTGAGTATTCTTAATTTAGGTTGCTACGTCTCTAAAGTCAAAGTACTATAGTATTTGTGCATCAATTAGGTGGAGTCTATCAAGTACGTATGCAGGTAAGGGGTAGGAGTAAACAGAAGGAGGTGTTGACATTTTCCTAAAGTTTGAGGAAAAGTTACAACATCCGATGGCAATTGATATTAATgtcaattatataataatactatattTGAAGATCTAAATCGttcaaataaagtttcttttttgccGTTTGCAGTCTAGTTgtaaaaaagtgaatttattGGTTCgatatattaacttattaatatatttcgttcgataatttttttactaaaatttaaaaatcagcaTACTAAATAGAGATCtataagttcaaataaaaaaatcaaatgattcttttttaaatttatattcgTTCCATTTCGAAATTTGCCTAAATTTTCTGAAACCCTCATTCACAAAAACTCACTTTTTGTGAATGAggtcattttttaacttatttaaaattcaactgATGAAAACTTTAActgataaaacttaaaaattcaacATATAGCGagtttatcaacaatttttacaaagtaaatgtttttcatagttataaattttcacttttaatttatcatattttagtcATTTCCCTCTTACAACGAGCGgaccaccttttttttttgaacagatTTAGACTCCCCATATAGTTATTTTTCAGAATTAACCCCCTcgattttgaaattaaatcaaacaaaaaaaattaatacacaCTACCCGCTAGTAAAACGAcgattagtttttatttcaaaagtgaATTCCTTTATCTAAAGAAATCCTAAAgcatgttaaatattttatttttagatagtttaataatttgagCTATTCCATCTATTCGAGGCACTGCGCGTcgttaaaaacattaaaaaaaagctgagTCATATCCCATATCAATTCATTTGCAATctaaatatttgattatttcaCATTTTAATTCTCAGTAATTTGATAATTACCATCAAATAGCAATTTCTTTTTAcgttgaataataaaatttgggTGATGGGATGGCTAATGTCTAGGTACTCCGAAaagtttttatggtttttatcaTAGAACACCGCGAAATAACTTTctaataattatgaaatttcTACTTCCTCGCCGATGTCGCATTTATAGCCGAAAAAGCATCAAGCCACGGACTGTTGATTACGAAGTTAGCCCTTTAATCACTTGTGCTGCTTAAatatgtagttttaaaaaatattttattacttttcccttctcaaagctaaaaaaataattaataaacaatattaaaatacgAAAAAAGCAAAGTCTCcatctatattattattttaatttactataacttgaaaaacaAGTTCAGTGAttgataagaataaaataagtaattcgCATAAATTCAAAAGTATAGAGCAAACATGAAAGTATAGAAGAAACtatgaaagcatttatatatttattagatagacataaaattattcatttcAAGTCGATAAAGTATACGAAAAATTAAATCTCGAAAAAggcaatatatatgtatatatatataaaaaatacttctaatattttctaaaagataaattaaaatataaaacttctaTCTCTTGAATCATTGCAAATATTAGGCTTTCATCTTACCGTATCATTGAATGATAATTCACGGGTAAGTAGGGATAAACATGATTACCAATGTTATTGCAActtacatttattttcaaaaaactctgTCATAAATTACCCCTCCCATATTTTGCGAAGTTTGCTGTTTTGATTGATTAGGAGGAGGCATCCGAGGACCAGCGGCTCCTCTTCTCGACGTAGTAAGAAGTTCAAACATCGATGTACTAAGTTTGGAAAGGGTACCGGATAAATCACAAGGCATTGGATCACTCCAAAAAAAGTCATGATTGAGAGCTGAGTCAGCATCACATCGTTTAGAAGGATCTAACCAAAGAAGTTTGTCAATTAAGTCTAATGCTTGCGGGTCCTTAACATAAACTTTTAATCGTTCTTTGACTTTTCGTTTAGATTGCTGTGGTAGCTCCATTTTAGAGTAGAGTTCTAAGTTTTCAACGCCAGGCCATACTTCAGGATTAATAGCTCCACATAAACTAGAAATTAAAGTTAGTTGATGTTGTTCAGTATTTCCTTGCATTATTGAACTACGAGTCCACATTTCAGCCATTATGCAACCTGCACCCCACATATCGATTGGAGGACCGTAATTTCTTTCACCTAAAAGTAGTTCAGGAGGCCTGTACCAAAGAGTAACCACTCGATTTGTATATCTAAACATAAGATAACTAACTTATaaactattaactaattttgttataaattaattattaaacaactaacttataaattatttatgtaaatattcaaacattcaaaaattaattattataaataagcgtataaaatattttacttggtattattttaaataactaattgtttagtattaaattttgtccataaaataaaaatatctagtattcctacaatttttaatacaagatatcacaaaacatttaacaactttttg includes:
- the LOC136081243 gene encoding uncharacterized protein LOC136081243, translating into MVLDVKKKKRVRAEPKIRWWKLNDDDCCVKIRDEVRQALGGGVLDTWDETSNTVRDVARKILGVISGQMKIDKETWWCNEEVQESLREKRLAEKNWHFQQDEESRQKYKEMCGKTKRAVAKAKEKAYSYLYEKLNIKEWEKDLYRLARKRNRDGQDVQQVRMIKDKDGNVLSNEESVLGRWKEYFEELINQENGREGRLEEIEVVNQEVPQVSKEEVRAAIRRIKCGKAIGPDDIPVEACKCLGEIAVEFLTWLFKRILEGQKMSEEWRHSIMVPIFKNKGNVQSCSN
- the LOC136081244 gene encoding uncharacterized protein LOC136081244 gives rise to the protein MTGKGRELTDAMESRKLDILCVQETRWKGSKTRSIGGGFKLFYHGVDRKRNGVGVILKEEFSKSVVEIDGVVINVSSAHTPQVGCDTEEKEEFWRDLDEVVLQVPIEERIILGADFNGHVGEGNSGNEEVMCKFEVKERNTEGQMAVDFAKRIKMAVVNTYFKKKGRAQGDV
- the LOC100215392 gene encoding cyclin-dependent kinase 9 isoform X2 translates to MEGEQSSLSTSMAADMEFPFCDEVGKYEKLTKVGQGTFGEVFKARHRKTREIVALKKILMENEKEGFPITALREIKILKLLQHENIVNLIEVCRTKATGFNRQRPSIYLVFEFCEHDLAGLLCNQSVRFSLQEIKKVMQMLCNALYFIHFNKILHRDMKAANVLITKHGVLKLADFGLARGIYLTRDPHKNRYTNRVVTLWYRPPELLLGERNYGPPIDMWGAGCIMAEMWTRSSIMQGNTEQHQLTLISSLCGAINPEVWPGVENLELYSKMELPQQSKRKVKERLKVYVKDPQALDLIDKLLWLDPSKRCDADSALNHDFFWSDPMPCDLSGTLSKLSTSMFELLTTSRRGAAGPRMPPPNQSKQQTSQNMGGVIYDRVF